TCATGTTTAAGACTTGATGAAGCATTAGGTGAGCCAAGATGTTGGTGGGTCAGCAAATTAGCCTTTTTTGAAACCTTTATGAAATATATCAATTGAATgcaaatttaaaccaaaaaatatatatattagtctAAACATAGTTCTAAAGAAAAGCATAGTAAGAACAGAAGAgaatatattaatactaataaacaatattaataataacttggACAACAAGCTGTTTGTTGTCTAAGTTGATTATTTGATATTATGATGCCTAGCAAAATTTCTTTAGTCTTAAtcctttttaactatttttaatcatGACAAATGTGCCaaatacaaaaaacacaaaaatatttttaaacaattcattCACCAATTTGTGgtcttaataaaatatatacttaccaaattcacttttaaaattgattttcagTGGTATAAATGATTAATACATGATAAGAAATGTTATGAAcataacaatgataaaaaatatatattggtaGCAGAGTAGAATAGCTAAATATGACAACTCTAAAATAATTGGttacttaaatcttttttacttgattacttttaaaatcatttataacaCTTATTTACTTCTGccccaaaaaaaaatcacaaaattttaatagctaTTAATTAATTAGAATTTAAGCTAATTCAAAATTTTCCAACAATCACCAACAGCAAACGAACTCTTCTATGCACCCCAGACTAATTTATGCATTCTATTTGTACACACAGACTATTGACAATTTGTACTTTATGGCTTTGTGTAAAACATGTACAACAGATACTGAGCTTTCGCtcattatttaaagaataaaaatctttgataATTCAATTTAGCATATTCCTTCACAATTGTTCAGTAATTCTTTCGCAATTGTGCAGCAATTGTCACCACTACAAGTCATAAGTCATCATTACAAACCACACCAGTTGATTTCTTTTCAGTTTTATTACTAgactatttttttcatttcagttTTACACTagactacttttttatttcagttttatagactattttttcatttcagtTTTATACTAgactatttttttcatttctattttattgcaagactatttttttcatttctgttttattactagactatttttttcatttctgttttattactagactattttttcattaattataaattgatttGCTGAGAACATAAATTTTTCGTAAGAAAAATTGTCTTCTTtaaagttttgtgtttttttgtttttgtttatttttatagtgGTAAAATATCtactgtaaaaataaacaaacaaaaaaaataacaactttaattacataaaagtaatatataaataaactcaatatataaaaactaacgTTTCCCAGAAGTAAAATGGCTGCGTCATTTAGTGGCAAAAACTCCTCAGAATTCTGAAGCTAGACatggaaaaaacaaatatacacaAGCAaacagaaatataaatttaattcaaataaaactttaaataaaaacttcaaatttattacCTCTAATTTTTCATCACAAATTTGATTAAAccaatatataaatttctttgtaCTGATTTTACCTAACATTGAACCATTTAAGGCGTTTTCAATACACTTGTCTACCCAAATCAATAAATGTGTCAAGCTACCCTGTAGCATAGATAAACCAAGAAAAATTTCACTTGCAAAGGTTTGTAGAACTGAATCAACATCAGTACTGTCTTTAGATTTCATAAACTGtaacataaataacattatttcatCTAGACAATCTCTGGCAACCTTTGGAAAATTGTTATCATTTAACAAAGCCAGTGGAGGAACTGTCATAATCATATCTGAGCAAGAACAAAGAACTTCTTCACATAGTAGCCTCATGTGCACATCTGATGAGTTTTTAGATAATCGCagaattgaaaacaaaaatgtcATGAGTGCTTTTACAGACATCTCCAACATAATACTGCTTTGGTCAAACTTACTTAATACTTTTTCTTGTGGATAATTGGCAGATTTTTTTTGTGGTAAATGATCATGGACAGACACTTTTGTTCTAGTTTTATGATACTTTTGACTAATAGTTTGTAAAATAGCATTTATAATACAAACTCGTTTTCGTGTTGCAATTGAACTTGAAAAGTTATTGTATAATTTCATAATACTAATATTATCTTTGGTTATTAGCGAAGTCAAATATTCATCACATACTTCTTTTGTTGGTTTCTCttcttcaaaatcaaatatgAGTGACACTCCATCTATACAATGACTACTTTTATGCTCATACAAGTCACTTTTGTATTCATAACTTAGCTGAGTGTCATAAAGTTTCTCAACATTCTCTCTATTTAACAAAGAGCAAATATCAATATCAGCCCAACAAGTTATCTCTGTCATAACAAGTTCTTTctataatgcaaataaaatattttttatgctatCCTTAAAATCCTGCATTACTTTAAACATctggaaaatataaaaagtaaaaatttagagcaaaaaattatctaaatcacaagcaataactataaatacaaatataaataaaacagaaaaatggCATCAAATATTTGAACAGATGTCGTGTGAACACTGTCAAACATTTGTATGGGTTATATTATTGTCTTAGTGAAGTACATTGGTAAGTTGTGGCTTATCAGTCACAAGTATATAATATTTCTACAGCTATGCACAAAAGTTTAATCAAGATGGTAATTTCAATCAAACTTCTCAGGGttctttcaacaaaaaaaatcaggaaaatgaacttaactaatttttttttttttaaaagaacaatcaATTAGCTATACAATTAACATTAATAAgataagacagttaaaaaaaataattcaaaaaaattaaataattatataatcataaaataagtGGCATAGAAGTTCAATTGAGTTCAGGTTTAgaacataaaaaattgaaaaaaaaatataaattaattattctcgtttattataaagtattctCGTTTGACTTGATAGCAAAGAACTCGTCTCTGTATTGATTTGACTAATTTCATGCACATCTCATGTGTCACTTTTAACCAATACTCATTCAGAAATTGCTTCAAATGCTCAGTTGATTAAATTTGATGGTTTACCAATTGAGTATTGATCcatgaacaaatattttctattggCTTGATATCTGGTATCGATACCGTTTCATTGGTTCAATATCTAGGGCACCAAGGTAACAAATTGATCTTCTTTGTGTTAAACTAGTGTGTTATACTATGTGCTGTGTGTGCTGGAGCCCTATCTTGCTGGAAGATGTACTGCTTGCTTCTGCCATACAATTGCCTTATCGATAGAGTCAAGCATGTTTCAAGTGTGTTTTTGTAGGTATATAGGTTGATACAGCCATTATACAGTTCAAAAATACCAAGACCTTTGTGGAAAAAACATTCCCATATGCCTACTGAGCCTCCACCACCTTATTGTCTTGCTTGAAAATAGTGCTCACAAAATTTCTCAGTTGCAAATCTGTTAATGTATATTCTTCCTTTGCAGTTCACAACCTGAAAATTTGACTCATCGCTCCAAATCACTTTTGCCCAATCTTCAACTGCTTAATGCAAATGGTCTTTGCaccatttttatcttttgcctCAATCCATGATTGTAAGGATAGGGTTTCTTATTGTAATGTAAGACCCAATaccttttttactaatattctTCTAACAAGTTCTCTGCTTACATTTCGAGCAGAAAAGAATATTTGAGCTTTTTGTTGCTGAGTCTAGGATTTTCTGGTTCTGAATTCTTTTGTTGTGGTCACTAAGTTTCAGAGGGCTTCCAGATTGAGGCATGTCAACAACATTACCTTTCAGCTCCCAGTTTGTCACTGTTTTTTACACGCAAAAACACCCATAAGTTTACTAATTTCAACGTTGTGATAATTCTTTGATTTACCCAGTCCAATAACTTGCCATTTGATGCTCTCTGACACTGCTTTTCTACTCATTTGTAAGcgtattgaaattaaaaatttagataattttaagcaattaaaatattttttgtaattttaaaattactttttattgaagAACTAGATCATCTAAAGTGGTAATTAAGtataataattaagtaattaaGTATAATAATTAGTTATGAAGTGTGAAAAATGTATAACTAATTAACTCGATTAAACTTTTATGCCATCAGTAAAATATATCGTCTAACGTAATTAGTTTTACGGAAGTAGTGTAGTATGCGTAAATACTTTCTTTCGTCTATATTAtcaatacaaacataaatagcaaaaaaaaaagataaacttaaaatttatatccgttaaattttaatattagaaaaacGAGCACATTATTGTGAAAAACTCAATTAAACTTTTGAACAGAACTACTACATAATACCCTATATATTGTCATTTGTATAGATATAATGGAACAGATGTCAAACATTTATGAAACATAACcgatattttagtttatatagttttattgtttatatattgaGGATAAGCTTTTTGCAGATATTTTAAAACCCTGTTTATGCATAAAATACAttcatacacacacacacacacacacacacacacacacacacacacacacgcaataataaaataaaattaattccttttttgttcttgtttgagttttcagcaataaaaaaacaattaaaaaagcaaaaaaataatttttaaaataaaaactttttcttaattgttcttatttttaaaagtaaaaaacttatcaaGAGATAACTTAAGTAACTTAGGAATTaagttgatttaaatataagatttatatCCTTCATAGCCAGCGCAAACACATCTTTTACACATCTTTTTAGCACCTAAAATGTTAGAATTTGATGACGAATGTGAGCTCATATTTGTCTCAAAAATGACTACTATTAGATGTCTTGTAGTTATCTGAATTTAGACTTCTAAAAGGTGTAAACACTTTAGATTCTAAAAAGACATGTTTGTGCTgactgggtttttttaaaatataatgacaTTACATTATCATGATTTTTCTTCTacttatgtttttagaaaattagtaagatataatattaaaccaaaattcattactttctaaaaatttaacttaatagaacacaataatagttatatatatgtaaacaaataaaaagttttaaagaattatttaacaaaactgaaatcttttttaatcaaCTCTGAACTATATGAGACTGGTAAAAATTTTGGATTGGATAATGGTAGTGTTTTTCTAAAGCCTTCCCATTTATACTTCTCACTATGTGATTTTGAAAGGTCTTCTTTACTGACTGATAAGATAGAAGACCAGTCAGGAATTTTCGGATTTAATTGATAAGCTTCTCGACTAATGGATTGCTCTGCAAGTAATTCAAGAGCACTAAACATGGCGCCACCCAACCAGACACTGCAATTTTCTGGAATCGCAGTTTTGtggaaaacaaatttttttaaaaataatttatctttataagGTTCTGTAGTAATTAAATGATTCAACTCAGAATACAATCGAGGCAGAAAACCTGTTGACATACAAGTACCCCCAACAACTACAATATTTTCAGCTAACAGTTTACGACAGTCAATCGGACATTTTAGAATTGCATCTAAAATTGTTGTTGTAATGGACTGGTCGTCATCATTCCCTTGAAACAATATATCAAGGGAACAAGCACGCAGCTTTCCACTAACATTTAAAACCAGGCCtccatttatataatatttaacaggAACTGcaattaaatttgatgaaaatcGACCAACAAAACAGCACTGAGTTTTTATGTCCTCTAGAACAACCTCATCAATCGAAGTTATAACAGAATTTGCAAGCTTTTCAGTACCATTTGATTCAacaattccattttttaaaatctggtcATTGATATGTTGATGCACAGTCTTGCCAGCAAGATTTATATATTCCATAGCAGATAATATAGGCAATTCCTCAAAAATTGGAACAACAGTGGTTTCTGTATAACCACAGTCAATTACAAGACCAGTTTTAAGTCCAAGCGAAAATACCGCTAATAAATGACTAgatataaaacataaagatataatttcaaaatctttaaataacacTTGGGCAATCAGGTTTCTGACAttaattgatttcaaaatgGAATCACAAATAACAACTCTTCGCTCTTTTGGGTTGacaagtaaatatttaaagtaaatcatGTGGAAAAATTCACGAAGTTCATTACAATCAATATTGTTAttgtctttaaataatttagaagtcACTAGGTCACCTTTAATCATTGTTTTTATCTCAGATCGAATTATATGGCGAGGGCTAAATTCTCCAGCAAATCCAATTTTTGTAAATGCTGCACCAATATCAAATATAACAGCTTGTTTATCAGCTCCTAAGCTAATAAGGTCCATTAAagccattattattatatactttctgctaaaaataacataaatacataaatatatatatatatattttatatatatatatatatatatatatatatatatatacacatatatatatatatatatatatatacacacatatatatacacacatatatatatacacatttttatgattattatttacatatatatatatatatatatatatatatatatatatatatatatatatatatatatatatatatatatatatatatatatacatatatatatatatacacatatatacacacacatatatatacacatatatatacacacatatatatatatgcacatatatatgaataatatttatatataaacatatatatatatatatatatatatatatgcatgtatgtatatatatatatatttatatatatattatacatacatgtaatacatatacatattccTATGtttgtatatgaatatatatatatataatatatatatatactatatatatataaactatatataaatatatatatatacatatatatatatatatatacgtatatatatagtatgtatatatagtatatatacatagtatatatatatacactatatatatatcaggggctactctaagaaaaaaatttgggctatatatatatatatatatatatatatatatatatatatatatatatatatatatatatatatatatatatatatatatatatatatatatatatatatgtatatatatatatatatatatgtatatatatatatatatatatatatatatatagatatatatatggcCAATTCCATAGTTCAGTGACGCATCATGCggagagatttttttaatagaaatttttctataactcaaaaataattttttattactctaaataaatcttgaattaaaaatttataatataaactaaacaCAATTGTATTAACATAACACTGCTacatagcaaaaattaaaacatgagTTCAGTGATGCAACGcggaaaaaagtgtttttttatcagCATACTTTTAAATGGAGTTTTCACTGAAATTTTAATTCTTGCTTGacttagatttttttgttgtaatttattCATTTGGCAATAAGGTAGTCATAAAAAAAGCCACaaacaataaagttttcatatcgttttattttacagaaaaaaaaactatcagtTCAGTGACGCAACGTTCAGTGACGAAACAAAAAGAcgaaattaaaatcatttttaaaagttttgttattttgtaataaattttaattatactcaGGTGAAAATAGCATCGGAACAACGTTATCATtctgaacataaaaataatgtgatttTGATATACCTTTGATTTTTCTTGAATAACTTAAAATTGAACTGAATCtaagttcatttttttgttgCCTTGTATCGTTTTCTGACATGCGAATTACAGATATTTGCAAATCTTGTAATGCTAACGCAAAATCTGCTGCTGACCTGATTTCGTATTGACTAGTTTTAACTCTCAGGGCTGCGATTCGCTTAACAGTAGCTCCTATTCCTTCAACCACTCCTTTCCCGTGCATGGCTGCAAAGAAATGCTAGaagaattttttatgaaaacgtttttcaaaCACAACCATTGCAGCcataatgcttttgtttttgaacTGAGAAGTGGCATTATCGCTGAACATGTGTACTTCTTTGACTTGATCAGGAATAAAGTGAAGGATTTTGTCAATGAACGGTATAACGGAAGACTTAGTATGATCAGTTGAATCTGAAACTATGgcaaatgtttttaactcaATGTTCCAGACTGCTAGGGTCATGATAGAAACTTGATTTTGACCAAAATGAGCCGCTTGTGGCTCATTTTGATAGAAACACCTAGCAGtagacttttttgaaattttttcaatgtttgcaTATGTTTTAGTTTCAGGCTTTCTCCACTCGTCCCAGGATACTTCGAAACCAAATGTATTAACAGTTTGCAAGTGTTTATCGAACTGTTTCATACCTTTGCATGCAACGCATTTGTCATAGGCGCAATGGTATGTGTACGGTTcacaaacaaagttatttatcatTTCAGATCCAACTTTGATTGAAGGCGcttaaattgattttgttaatgCATTCAAGGCAAATCGCATATTTTCATGCAAACTACAAACACAAACATTATGTGGAAATTTTGTAACTGATTTTACATTGCGTGGACGAAGGTCGCAAAATTTGCTGAGTCCAATTTTTATGTGCAGATGCTTTTCCTTGAATAACTTGAAAGCTTCTTTTAGCGTATAATATAAATGACGTATCTGAATATTGTTTGCTTTTCCGTCAGATAATTGAATTCGAGTGACATCTTTTTTGTTTGGTGATATTTGGGAAACTTCATCttcattataaaagtttacaacTGCTAAAACATCGCTTTCAGAAAGACCATCAGCTTTGAACATGCTGGAGGTAGACCCGAATTATCTTTACAAGCAGAGCTATTTGAAAGAATAGAAAGAATTTCAGATTGTTTCTCCTTTGAAGTTGGTAgtgcttttaaaacttttttcaatgcttttcctatttgttgaacatttttaaaagatgagcTTGGTCTTTgatattgatttaaaagttttctttttaaagcgCGACTTTTTAAAACTCTCAATTTTGCTTTAGCAGCATAAGCTGCTTTTTTATTAGGATCGGCTTTCAATTTTTCTCGATATCTCTTATATCTAACTCTGgacatttctttctttttatcagCATTCCGAGAAACATAATTAGCTTGGTATTCTgcataacgttttttttttacttctaattttgattccatttcttaaaaatgtacaactttataagaaaatgttaaCATAAATCCAAAAGTTTACTAATATTTACTAATAGCCCTTCACAATactaaaatgcaaaaatttattcgaatttgaaaaatttgaaaacccACAACAAAATCTGAACTTTTGGATGATATTTTGACTTCCTTACCGCGCTATTTTATAAAACGCTAATTATCCCGTCGATGGGTTCAGTGACGCAACAGCTTTTAAACTATAACTATATGTTAATACAATGCTTTTTGAccaattttacttttagtaatgattaaaagtttacattaaaatatataatttctaaaaaaacctTGCCATAAAGCATAATTTCATTGcgataattaaacttttttagcttTTAGTTCAGTGACGCAACGTAATTTTTGCAGATGTGTATGTGACAAAAAAAcacttgaattatttttaaagagtaaaagtttttttactcaaGACATATGTAATCTCAAAGattctttctaaacaaaaatatggatatattttgtttaaaatattgcaataactcGCCCTCAAATTTTACTCACTTTTTCgaataataaaaagaacaaacagTTTCTAACATTCATCAAATTTATCTACTCGGTTCAAACATTttctattcaaaatttattttaacaataattttaaggtgtttaaactataattaaagaaataaaaccttttgaaaaaagatatttttaaacacgAAATTTATCTCTTCCAACATGGAAatagccatatatatatatatatatatatatatatatatatatatatatatatatatatatatatatatatatatttatatctttctaattttaaaaaatactagataaaaagtagtattaaaattaaaatggctACTGGAACAAGATGGAAAAATGGTTCTTGTCTACGCCAATATTTAGGATCTGGAAAAGAGTTGCCAACAGCTGAACTGCCAACAATGAAAGATGTCCTAAGATacgatatttttttaagagaaacAAGCAAACTAAACAAAAGAAACTTTAGTAATTCTGAGTTGATCCagcatatttataataaactttcagaaAAATGGCAAAGGTCCAGTGTTTCATTTGTACCTCcagtaatttgtttaaaacataatttggtAACAAGACTTAAAGACGCATGGAACAAAGCTAGTCTAATTTCTCAAAACAAAGCaagtaaagttataaaacaaaagtttaatttcgTTATTGACAAACTATTTGACTTGGTGGAGTGTAACTGTAAAATAGTTGTTTGTTCTGAGCAATGCTGTCCTCCTGACTGTAAATTTGGTGCCCACATTACCTGCATCTGTTCAAGGGAGAGAGAAATTACCAATTATTGAACTGGTTTATATAAAAGGTATGAGTGAATAAACgacaattattataaaagtgtTAGTAAAGCTGAgaatcaaatttaatattattttactgatctctttgattattttaaaaagaaaattttattttaatttgtctaGTTGTAAGCAAAATGTTGCTACCTTTTTTTTAGCCCAACGAGAAAAGATTGGATCTTTTAGTTCATATCAACTTGGACCTGCTGATTTGATGGAGTCCACAAGGTTCAAAAATGTACAAAGTTGCAAACGaagaagaaaagaagaaaaacaaacGAGAGAAAAAAAACACATGACACAAGAAGAAAATAATACTCAAAATGAACAAGATAACGAACATGATAATTATAAAGAGTCTAAATCTGATGAAAATGAgattttttctattcaaaaacCTTGTACAAAATACTTAGAAAAATCTAGAAATTATGAAGATATTTCTAATATTGCATTAGCCAGTATTCAATATGGTGTTGGTTTAAGAGCAACTGCAGTCATAGCTACTGCAGCATGGATAGATAGAGGACTTGTATCCCAAAGTGACACTAGATTAATAATAGATCACAGTAAAGTTCAGAGAGCTAGGGATAAAGTAATGAATGAAGTTGCTATTCAGTTTGATGACTATTGCAATAAAGAGATTATTGACTGCATATTTTTTGATGGACGAAAAGATCttactaaagtatttttaactgtAGATGAAAGACAGACAGTATCCGGCTAAAGTTAAAGAAGAACATTACACTGTTTGTTCTGGTGATGGTaagtatttatttcatttcacTCCAGCTAAAGAAGCAAAAAAGAATCATGCTGAAATTATAGCAGATAAGATTATTGAGCATAGTGCAATGAGAAACATTAATGTACACTTAAAAGCAATTGGTGGAGACTCTACTAATGTAAACACTGGTTGTGAGGGAGGAGTAATGCACTTTATGGAGCTGAAATTAGGGTGAAAGTTAAATTGGATTGTATGTGCTCTACACACCAATGAATTACCACTCAAACGTCTAATTAAATTGTTAGATGGAGAATCTAAAAGCGGTAAAAAATGGAGTGGACCCATTGGAAGCTTACTTGATGAAGCAACCAATCTTGAAATTAACCCTTTTTGTAGTAAAGTTGAAACTGGTGAGCCTCTAATTAACTTAAGTAATGATGTGGTTAAAGACCTTTCTACAGATCAGTATTACGGCTATCAAATAGTTAATGCTATATGCAGTGGTCATGTTCCTCAGCAACTAGGACTTCTTGAAATTGGCCCTGTTAACATGGCCAGGTGGCTAATAACAGCCAATAGAATATGTAGAATATGGGTATCTTATCATGGTCTTCAAGGCGATGCAGCCCAAAAACTTCTTAAACTAGTCGAGTTCATTGTAAGAGTGTACTTTCCTGTCTGGTTTAACATCAAAGTTAAACATAGTTGGACAAAAGGACCAAAATATGTTCTTTACCAGCTTaagttgtttttacaaaaaattttttttttttttaaaaagagatgacgtttttttacgttttgtaagttgttgttttttaatacttccattttttaagtttttacctCCCCATCCCCCGGGCTTTTGGTGAAATAGTCTCACTGACTCCCTGGtagctaaaacttttttttttttttaatggttctgaacttttaatattatacctcacccttttttaaactatgcaaagtaaaattaaaaaaaaaaaagtatgacacaccctaatatatatagtatatatatatactatagtgCATATAGATTTACAATTGACAACTTTTTTTGCAAACctacatattgttttttcaaaaatagaagaaaaaatgaagaataatgaaaaaacttattgctgtctaacataaatttatatatatatatatatatatatatatatatatatattatatacaatatatataaatatataatatgtatatataacacatatatacatatatatatatatatatatatatatatatatatatatatatatattcatatatatatatatgtatatatatatatatatatatatatatatatatatatatatatatatatatatatatatatatatatatatatatatatatatatatatatatattatagagcATAGAGATTTGCAATtgtcaacattttttgaaatatacaatattcaaacaaacaacaactataaaacatcaattaaaacaactaatgtatttatcttatatattatttttctttattaaaaatataccttGTTACTAAAaattcaacaacttttttagataattattaGGGTaagttatttgtataaataataaatgattagCAGAAAGCTACTAATTATATTGAAGCTagattttatacaaaatttaagcCTAAAGTTTGtgaatcttatttttttgtaccaaaaataataaatgtataactAAATATGTTAAcatgacaaaaacaaaaaatactgaaaattaacaaaatatacatttatataaaatacaacaaagctcaaaaaaagatggaaaaataatataactaaaatcttttaaagattcACAGTCAACAAAAACTGTACTTCAACTGTTTTACTTAAGAT
This portion of the Hydra vulgaris chromosome 13, alternate assembly HydraT2T_AEP genome encodes:
- the LOC100200596 gene encoding actin-related protein 10 isoform X2, whose protein sequence is MALMDLISLGADKQAVIFDIGAAFTKIGFAGEFSPRHIIRSEIKTMIKGDLVTSKLFKDNNNIDCNELREFFHMIYFKYLLVNPKERRVVICDSILKSINVRNLIAQVLFKDFEIISLCFISSHLLAVFSLGLKTGLVIDCGYTETTVVPIFEELPILSAMEYINLAGKTVHQHINDQILKNGIVESNGTEKLANSVITSIDEVVLEDIKTQCCFVGRFSSNLIAVPVKYYINGGLVLNVSGKLRACSLDILFQGNDDDQSITTTILDAILKCPIDCRKLLAENIVVVGGTCMSTGFLPRLYSELNHLITTEPYKDKLFLKKFVFHKTAIPENCSVWLGGAMFSALELLAEQSISREAYQLNPKIPDWSSILSVSKEDLSKSHSEKYKWEGFRKTLPLSNPKFLPVSYSSELIKKDFSFVK